The following proteins are co-located in the Lagenorhynchus albirostris chromosome 2, mLagAlb1.1, whole genome shotgun sequence genome:
- the IFNLR1 gene encoding interferon lambda receptor 1 isoform X1, translating to MGLEEGPGPTLGHRKTGMTGAPRWASLLLCLMQSTSGRPLLAPPQNVTLLSWDFSVYLTWLPGPGNPQNMTYFVAYQSSATPKQWRRVKMCAGTKELQCSLMCLEKQDLCNKFKGRVRAVSPRARSPWVESKSMDYFFEVEPAPPVLVFTRTDEILSVNATYQLPHCMPQPDLSYEVYFWKEGTGNEASFPATPHGQPVQISLQPDTSGHHCLSARTIYTFGSPKYSKFSEPTCFFLEAPGSNWALLVLLPLLLPLLLVVATGPVIWNSFRGNPWFHQAKMPQALDLSGHRHPGATFQPSGPECLHVLILCPQKEQTRRVRLTPRVRAPATVQAGSEDSAEEEEADEESSDDGVSFQPYTEPPPFLGQEHQSPGQAEAGGPWTPLVQVEGSSACDSSDRSWASTAGSSTWDEAGSSGYLAKKRPGRGPGGKEFQKPLPPPEFSEDSSSLEEPPEDSPSSWVSWGLPSPGLILVPREPPVSLQTLTFCWDSSPEEEEEGGGESESEDSSDGSCGAKSLQRIEARGRTLGHYLAR from the exons GGAGGCCCCTTCTGGCCCCTCCCCAGAACGTGACGCTGCTCTCCTGGGACTTCAGTGTGTACCTGACGTGGCTCCCAGGACCTGGCAACCCCCAGAACATGACCTATTTTGTGGCCTATCAAAG CTCTGCAACCCCCAAACAGTGGCGGAGAGTAAAAATGTGTGCAGGAACCAAAGAGCTACAGTGTTCTCTGATGTGCCTGGAGAAACAAGACCTGTGCAATAAGTTCAAGGGGCGTGTGCGAGCGGTTTCTCCCAGAGCCAGGTCACCCTGGGTGGAGTCCAAGTCCATGGATTACTTTTTTGAAG TGGAGCCAGCCCCACCTGTCCTGGTATTCACCCGGACAGACGAGATCCTGAGTGTCAATGCTACGTACCAGCTGCCCCACTGCATGCCCCAACCAGATCTGAGCTATGAGGTGTATTTCTGGAAAGAGGGGACCGGGAATGAG GCCAGTTTTCCAGCCACTCCCCATGGCCAGCCAGTCCAGATTTCTCTCCAACCAGACACCAGCGGACACCACTGCCTCAGCGCCAGAACTATATACACCTTTGGCTCCCCTAAATACAGCAAGTTCTCTGAGCCCACCTGCTTCTTCCTGGAGGCCCCAG GATCCAACTGGGCACTCCTGGTACTGCTACCCCTTCTGCTGCCACTGCTGTTGGTCGTTGCCACGGGGCCTGTGATCTGGAATAGCTTCAGGGGGAACCCCTGGTTTCATCAGGCAAAGATGCCACAGGCCCTG GACCTCTCTGGACACAGACACCCCGGGGCAACCTTTCAACCCAGTGGCCCAGAGTGCCTGCATGTCTTGATCCTCTGTCCCCAAAAGGAACAGACCAGAAGGGTCAGGCTGACCCCTAGAGTCAGGGCCCCAGCCACCGTCCAGGCAGGATCAGAGGACAGTGCTGAGGAGGAGGAGGCCGACGAGGAGAGCTCGGACGATGGTGTCAGCTTCCAGCCCTACACTGAACCACCCCCCTTCCTGGGGCAGGAACACCAGAGCCCGGGGCAGGCGGAGGCAGGAGGGCCTTGGACTCCTCTGGTCCAGGTCGAAGGCTCCTCTGCTTGCGATTCTTCAGACAGAAGCTGGGCCAGCACTGCGGGCTCCTCCACCTGGGACGAGGCTGGATCATCTGGTTACTTGGCCAAGAAGAGGCCAGGCCGAGGACCGGGTGGGAAGGAGTTCCAGAAGCCTCTCCCGCCACCCGAATTCTCCGAGGACTCGAGTTCCCTGGAAGAGCCCCCAGAAGACAGCCCGTCCTCCTGGGTCAGCTGGGGCTTACCGTCCCCAGGGCTGATTCTGGTTCCCAGGGAGCCCCCAGTTTCTCTTCAGACACTGACCTTCTGCTGGGACAGCAGCCCcgaggaagaagaagagggtgGGGGGGAATCAGAAAGTGAGGACAGCAGTGACGGCAGCTGCGGGGCTAAGAGCCTCCAGAGGATCGAGGCCAGAGGTAGGACACTGGGGCACTACTTGGCCAGGTGA
- the IFNLR1 gene encoding interferon lambda receptor 1 isoform X2, with protein sequence MRWFEKGEKEDWLQPGDVCSSATPKQWRRVKMCAGTKELQCSLMCLEKQDLCNKFKGRVRAVSPRARSPWVESKSMDYFFEVEPAPPVLVFTRTDEILSVNATYQLPHCMPQPDLSYEVYFWKEGTGNEASFPATPHGQPVQISLQPDTSGHHCLSARTIYTFGSPKYSKFSEPTCFFLEAPGSNWALLVLLPLLLPLLLVVATGPVIWNSFRGNPWFHQAKMPQALDLSGHRHPGATFQPSGPECLHVLILCPQKEQTRRVRLTPRVRAPATVQAGSEDSAEEEEADEESSDDGVSFQPYTEPPPFLGQEHQSPGQAEAGGPWTPLVQVEGSSACDSSDRSWASTAGSSTWDEAGSSGYLAKKRPGRGPGGKEFQKPLPPPEFSEDSSSLEEPPEDSPSSWVSWGLPSPGLILVPREPPVSLQTLTFCWDSSPEEEEEGGGESESEDSSDGSCGAKSLQRIEARGRTLGHYLAR encoded by the exons ATGAGGTGGTTTGAGAAGGGCGAGAAAGAAGACTGGCTGCAGCCTGGTGACGTATGTAG CTCTGCAACCCCCAAACAGTGGCGGAGAGTAAAAATGTGTGCAGGAACCAAAGAGCTACAGTGTTCTCTGATGTGCCTGGAGAAACAAGACCTGTGCAATAAGTTCAAGGGGCGTGTGCGAGCGGTTTCTCCCAGAGCCAGGTCACCCTGGGTGGAGTCCAAGTCCATGGATTACTTTTTTGAAG TGGAGCCAGCCCCACCTGTCCTGGTATTCACCCGGACAGACGAGATCCTGAGTGTCAATGCTACGTACCAGCTGCCCCACTGCATGCCCCAACCAGATCTGAGCTATGAGGTGTATTTCTGGAAAGAGGGGACCGGGAATGAG GCCAGTTTTCCAGCCACTCCCCATGGCCAGCCAGTCCAGATTTCTCTCCAACCAGACACCAGCGGACACCACTGCCTCAGCGCCAGAACTATATACACCTTTGGCTCCCCTAAATACAGCAAGTTCTCTGAGCCCACCTGCTTCTTCCTGGAGGCCCCAG GATCCAACTGGGCACTCCTGGTACTGCTACCCCTTCTGCTGCCACTGCTGTTGGTCGTTGCCACGGGGCCTGTGATCTGGAATAGCTTCAGGGGGAACCCCTGGTTTCATCAGGCAAAGATGCCACAGGCCCTG GACCTCTCTGGACACAGACACCCCGGGGCAACCTTTCAACCCAGTGGCCCAGAGTGCCTGCATGTCTTGATCCTCTGTCCCCAAAAGGAACAGACCAGAAGGGTCAGGCTGACCCCTAGAGTCAGGGCCCCAGCCACCGTCCAGGCAGGATCAGAGGACAGTGCTGAGGAGGAGGAGGCCGACGAGGAGAGCTCGGACGATGGTGTCAGCTTCCAGCCCTACACTGAACCACCCCCCTTCCTGGGGCAGGAACACCAGAGCCCGGGGCAGGCGGAGGCAGGAGGGCCTTGGACTCCTCTGGTCCAGGTCGAAGGCTCCTCTGCTTGCGATTCTTCAGACAGAAGCTGGGCCAGCACTGCGGGCTCCTCCACCTGGGACGAGGCTGGATCATCTGGTTACTTGGCCAAGAAGAGGCCAGGCCGAGGACCGGGTGGGAAGGAGTTCCAGAAGCCTCTCCCGCCACCCGAATTCTCCGAGGACTCGAGTTCCCTGGAAGAGCCCCCAGAAGACAGCCCGTCCTCCTGGGTCAGCTGGGGCTTACCGTCCCCAGGGCTGATTCTGGTTCCCAGGGAGCCCCCAGTTTCTCTTCAGACACTGACCTTCTGCTGGGACAGCAGCCCcgaggaagaagaagagggtgGGGGGGAATCAGAAAGTGAGGACAGCAGTGACGGCAGCTGCGGGGCTAAGAGCCTCCAGAGGATCGAGGCCAGAGGTAGGACACTGGGGCACTACTTGGCCAGGTGA
- the IFNLR1 gene encoding interferon lambda receptor 1 isoform X4, with protein MTGAPRWASLLLCLMQSTSGRPLLAPPQNVTLLSWDFSVYLTWLPGPGNPQNMTYFVAYQSSATPKQWRRVKMCAGTKELQCSLMCLEKQDLCNKFKGRVRAVSPRARSPWVESKSMDYFFEVEPAPPVLVFTRTDEILSVNATYQLPHCMPQPDLSYEVYFWKEGTGNEASFPATPHGQPVQISLQPDTSGHHCLSARTIYTFGSPKYSKFSEPTCFFLEAPGPLWTQTPRGNLSTQWPRVPACLDPLSPKGTDQKGQADP; from the exons GGAGGCCCCTTCTGGCCCCTCCCCAGAACGTGACGCTGCTCTCCTGGGACTTCAGTGTGTACCTGACGTGGCTCCCAGGACCTGGCAACCCCCAGAACATGACCTATTTTGTGGCCTATCAAAG CTCTGCAACCCCCAAACAGTGGCGGAGAGTAAAAATGTGTGCAGGAACCAAAGAGCTACAGTGTTCTCTGATGTGCCTGGAGAAACAAGACCTGTGCAATAAGTTCAAGGGGCGTGTGCGAGCGGTTTCTCCCAGAGCCAGGTCACCCTGGGTGGAGTCCAAGTCCATGGATTACTTTTTTGAAG TGGAGCCAGCCCCACCTGTCCTGGTATTCACCCGGACAGACGAGATCCTGAGTGTCAATGCTACGTACCAGCTGCCCCACTGCATGCCCCAACCAGATCTGAGCTATGAGGTGTATTTCTGGAAAGAGGGGACCGGGAATGAG GCCAGTTTTCCAGCCACTCCCCATGGCCAGCCAGTCCAGATTTCTCTCCAACCAGACACCAGCGGACACCACTGCCTCAGCGCCAGAACTATATACACCTTTGGCTCCCCTAAATACAGCAAGTTCTCTGAGCCCACCTGCTTCTTCCTGGAGGCCCCAG GACCTCTCTGGACACAGACACCCCGGGGCAACCTTTCAACCCAGTGGCCCAGAGTGCCTGCATGTCTTGATCCTCTGTCCCCAAAAGGAACAGACCAGAAGGGTCAGGCTGACCCCTAG
- the IFNLR1 gene encoding interferon lambda receptor 1 isoform X3, which yields MTGAPRWASLLLCLMQSTSGRPLLAPPQNVTLLSWDFSVYLTWLPGPGNPQNMTYFVAYQSSATPKQWRRVKMCAGTKELQCSLMCLEKQDLCNKFKGRVRAVSPRARSPWVESKSMDYFFEVEPAPPVLVFTRTDEILSVNATYQLPHCMPQPDLSYEVYFWKEGTGNEDLSGHRHPGATFQPSGPECLHVLILCPQKEQTRRVRLTPRVRAPATVQAGSEDSAEEEEADEESSDDGVSFQPYTEPPPFLGQEHQSPGQAEAGGPWTPLVQVEGSSACDSSDRSWASTAGSSTWDEAGSSGYLAKKRPGRGPGGKEFQKPLPPPEFSEDSSSLEEPPEDSPSSWVSWGLPSPGLILVPREPPVSLQTLTFCWDSSPEEEEEGGGESESEDSSDGSCGAKSLQRIEARGRTLGHYLAR from the exons GGAGGCCCCTTCTGGCCCCTCCCCAGAACGTGACGCTGCTCTCCTGGGACTTCAGTGTGTACCTGACGTGGCTCCCAGGACCTGGCAACCCCCAGAACATGACCTATTTTGTGGCCTATCAAAG CTCTGCAACCCCCAAACAGTGGCGGAGAGTAAAAATGTGTGCAGGAACCAAAGAGCTACAGTGTTCTCTGATGTGCCTGGAGAAACAAGACCTGTGCAATAAGTTCAAGGGGCGTGTGCGAGCGGTTTCTCCCAGAGCCAGGTCACCCTGGGTGGAGTCCAAGTCCATGGATTACTTTTTTGAAG TGGAGCCAGCCCCACCTGTCCTGGTATTCACCCGGACAGACGAGATCCTGAGTGTCAATGCTACGTACCAGCTGCCCCACTGCATGCCCCAACCAGATCTGAGCTATGAGGTGTATTTCTGGAAAGAGGGGACCGGGAATGAG GACCTCTCTGGACACAGACACCCCGGGGCAACCTTTCAACCCAGTGGCCCAGAGTGCCTGCATGTCTTGATCCTCTGTCCCCAAAAGGAACAGACCAGAAGGGTCAGGCTGACCCCTAGAGTCAGGGCCCCAGCCACCGTCCAGGCAGGATCAGAGGACAGTGCTGAGGAGGAGGAGGCCGACGAGGAGAGCTCGGACGATGGTGTCAGCTTCCAGCCCTACACTGAACCACCCCCCTTCCTGGGGCAGGAACACCAGAGCCCGGGGCAGGCGGAGGCAGGAGGGCCTTGGACTCCTCTGGTCCAGGTCGAAGGCTCCTCTGCTTGCGATTCTTCAGACAGAAGCTGGGCCAGCACTGCGGGCTCCTCCACCTGGGACGAGGCTGGATCATCTGGTTACTTGGCCAAGAAGAGGCCAGGCCGAGGACCGGGTGGGAAGGAGTTCCAGAAGCCTCTCCCGCCACCCGAATTCTCCGAGGACTCGAGTTCCCTGGAAGAGCCCCCAGAAGACAGCCCGTCCTCCTGGGTCAGCTGGGGCTTACCGTCCCCAGGGCTGATTCTGGTTCCCAGGGAGCCCCCAGTTTCTCTTCAGACACTGACCTTCTGCTGGGACAGCAGCCCcgaggaagaagaagagggtgGGGGGGAATCAGAAAGTGAGGACAGCAGTGACGGCAGCTGCGGGGCTAAGAGCCTCCAGAGGATCGAGGCCAGAGGTAGGACACTGGGGCACTACTTGGCCAGGTGA